The following are from one region of the Capsicum annuum cultivar UCD-10X-F1 chromosome 1, UCD10Xv1.1, whole genome shotgun sequence genome:
- the LOC107870663 gene encoding ATP-dependent Clp protease proteolytic subunit 4, chloroplastic → MESLTLSTCLSPHHSSFNLHHTTSLPKLSPAFSPYPSRKTSLSLKSSLTSHQPTSKTLSDDKLSLLLASAPQTPGTAMAGAGADAMGLLFRERIVFLGNNIDDFFADAIISQLLLLDAIDSTKDIRLFINCPGGSLSATMAIFDVVQLVRADVSTVALGISASTASIVLAGGTKGKRYAMPNTRIMIHQPLGGASGQAIDVEIQAREIMHNKDNVTKIFSNCTGRSYEQVQKDIDRDRYMSPIEAVEYGLIDGVIDRDSIIPLMPVPERVKSTLNYQEIMADPKKFLNPDIPDDEIY, encoded by the exons ATGGAGTCCCTCACTCTTTCTACTTGTCTATCTCCTCACCATTCTTCTTTCAATCTCCACCATACCACCTCTCTTCCCAAACTTTCACCTGCTTTCTCCCCATACCCATCTCGGAAAACCTCTTTATCACTCAAATCTTCACTCACTTCCCACCAACCCACTTCAAAAACACTTTCTGATGACAAGTTGTCATTGCTACTTGCATCGGCTCCTCAGACACCCGGGACGGCTATGGCTGGTGCGGGAGCTGACGCAATGGGGCTGTTGTTTAGGGAGAGGATTGTTTTCTTGGGTAATAATATTGATGACTTCTTTGCTGATGCTATTATTAGTCAGTTGTTGTTGCTCGATGCTATCGATTCCACTAAAGATATTAGGCTCTTTATTAATTGCCCCGGTGGCTCCCTCAG CGCAACGATGGCTATCTTTGACGTTGTGCAGTTGGTGAGGGCCGACGTATCCACAGTTGCACTTGGCATTTCAGCTTCCACAGCTTCGATAGTCCTTGCTGGTGGTACCAAAGGAAAGCGCTATGCGATGCCTAATACTCGAATTATGATACATCAACCACTTGGAGGTGCAAGCGGTCAAGCAATAGATGTGGAAATTCAAGCCCGAGAAATAATGCATAACAAGGACAATGTAACCAAAATTTTTTCGAATTGCACTGGACGATCATATGAACAAGTTCAGAAAGATATTGATAGAGATCGTTACATGTCCCCTATTGAAGCTGTTGAATATGGGCTAATTGATGGGGTGATTGATAGAGATAGCATCATTCCACTTATGCCTGTACCTGAAAGGGTTAAATCAACattgaattatcaagaaatcaTGGCAGATCCTAAGAAATTTTTGAACCCAGATATCCCTGATGATGAAATATATTAG